AGCCGAGAGCAAACTGCAAGATGCGCAGGGCAGCTCCTTAGGAAGAACTTCTGATCTCTGAGAgaggtgaggccctggcccaggttgtccagggaagttgtggctgccccatccctggaggtgttcaaggccaggttggatggggcttggagcaacctgatccagtgggaggtgtccctgcccatgcccgTGTACATCAGGGAGGTGCTGGCTCCTCTCTGCACGTAAGGCTTGAGCTGGGTGGATCCCAAAAGGTAAATACGGGGCTGGGGAGCCGCTTTCCAAAGGCAGAAGTGGCCACGTGTCTGCTGGGCAGAAAcatcttccctttccccagccACGACGGGAAAGAGAAGCCACCACGGACCAGGGTGGCCAAGGATGTCGGGGGCTCAGTGGGGCCCTGAGTTCCACCTCCACCCTTGGGTCTTTGATCCCTCTGTGTCTCGGGGACCCCCAGACGTGCGCTGGGAAGTCTCGGCGCAGCGCAGGACAGGGCTGGCCAGGATCCGCTCGAGTTCGGCGTGGGAGGAAAGCAGGGAAGCCCGGCTTGTTTAGTCTAGCAAAGCCGGACAGCTGCGCTCGGGCTGCACATTCCTCCCCGAGGGACCGAGCGGGGATAGGAACCCCCCGGAGTCGGGGTTGGGAGGGGGGAATTTCCTTTTCAAGGGAAATTAAGTTTTTGGCTAAGGATGATGAGACggaggctcagccccagcccggCTGCGCGGGAGGATGAGCAGGCTCCCTGCACGTTTTCCTCCGCATCGTGTGCTCCAGCTGCTCACCGAGCTCTTATTTcaggaaaagcctttttttcccagcttctCTTTGCTTCAGCAAGGGCTGAGGCTCCTCCAGACTGAGCTTCACAGGTCGAAGCCCAGCTCTAAGCCTTCTCCCTGCGAACAGAGCCGTGCTTTCCCTCTGGAGCAGaccagggggacacaggggaacGTGGCCACCCCAAGGGAGGTGGCAGGGACCACCGGGAGCTGCAGACACCCCCTTCTATGGTCAGGCCGTAGCTTTTCAAGGAGGATGTGGAGACCTGATGGTTTCATCACGCTGCTGAGAacccagcagctccctggtgGAAGGGAATCTACCCAGCGGGGTCCCCTTTCTGCTCAAGGTTCATCCAGGAGAGGGCTTTTAAACATCGGCGTAACTGGGAGCCTTTCAGTTCTGCAGAGTGGTTTCTTTTCCATAGCAAGGAGGTTTTGGAGCCCAGGAGGGTAAAGATTGCTGCCCCagctcccttttcccccagaaGAGGAGGGCGGTGATGCAAGCGCTGGGGTGACTCACGCGGCTGGGCCCTTTTTTACAGCTCCTGCACGTTGCACGTTGCCAAGGGCGGCGGCTGCCAGGCCCCACGGTGCACACGGAGCTGGAAACCACCAACTCGTGTCCTGCCCGTCCCCAGCAGCGCAAAGAGGAACTGTGACAGAGAAAAAGGGTTTGGATATGGCCTCCTGCAAGCTGCAGCCCTGTCCGGCTCATGCTGTTGAGGCTACAAATATCATCAGAGGaatgaagcacctctgctaggaggacaggctgagggagttggggttgttcagagaaaggaaggctccagggagacctcagagtgaccttccaggacctgaagggactccaggaaagctggggagggactttttccaagagCAGTcacggatgccccatccctggaggtgttcaaggccaggctggatgaggctttgagcagcctgggctggtgggaggtgcccctgcccatggcagttgTTGGGGGGGAGCCGgtttatctttaaggtcccttccaacccaaaccattccatgattctaagtgcAGTTACGTCCCTCCCCAGCAGCAACGGAGACAAGGCAGGTGAGGGACTGGCAGGAATTTAATTGTACTTGGCACTGGAAACTGTACAATCCATTTACAGAGAACCACCCGGCTGTGTCTATATACACCCTCTTCCCATTTCCAACTTTACTGGCCAGACGTGACAGGCAGTGGCCCTCGACACACGAGTTACGGCCCCTCAAGCACAGACCGCGGGTGCCCAAGGCTGGAGATCCGTGTATTGCTGTCCTCACCCTTGTCGAAGGACAGGAAGGACCTGTTGGCTTTGCTCAAAGCTGTCATCGCTTCCTGCATCCCTTCGCAGTGCCGTTACGGAGCTGGCATCTCCCACACCAATCTCTGGACCGCTAGGACACGGCAGCGTCACCGTTCCAAGAATATACAACACCTAACTCTGTCCTTCTACTTCATCTGCATCAAACGCCCTCTCGTCTCTACCTTTCTACCACATGCAAGAACCCCCTGGTTGCCTCCAGTCCTGCCTCCTTGCGGAAGGCGTTTCATTTCCAAAAGGCAACAGGAACAAGAAAATCTACCTGCGCTACTCCCCTctagctgctgcttctctccctccccaaaCCCTTTACAACATTCCTAGAACTTCCCGACCCCCGTGAACGATGCAGTTCTCCTTCAGCAGGCCGGAGCGCACACAAGCCACTCAAAACAGGATGCGTTGAGCGTCTCCTCTCAGCCCCTCGGGCTCCGAACGCCTCGGCTCGTCTGCGCTCCGTGGAACTGCGGAGTGACGTGAGAAAGAGTTCTGGACACGCACATCTCCGAGCAAGGATGGAGTACTTGGAAAGAAATGCCAAGCTTGAACaatgaaatacaaaagtaaaaaagaaaaaaccaaaaaaaaaccaaaaagaaaaccaaccccCCCCCGCAACAAAtcgaaacaaaacaacaaaaaaaaaacttaaatacCTGGCAGGTTGCAAGAGTGAAAATGAGGAATGTACAAAGGACACGCTCAGTGAAAGATTCCAGTAGAGAGATTGAGAACACGTGCTGAACATGGGgtctgcttttttccccacccaCACGCTGCGCGAGACAAGAAGGAACCGTGCGATTGGGTTTTGACCCTCGGAAAAGAGCGGCCGACAGCTCCAATTCCTACGTTTTCCAACCTCGACTGCTGCACGTGAagatttttcagaaagcaaagcgCGCTTTTCCGATGTGCCACGGGCACAGCTCCGAATCCCCGACTCGCAGCGTTAAACCCAGGTTCTAAGAGGCCGTGTTTGCAAAACCAGACTCCAGTTCAGCCGTGTTACCTGTAGCTGCCATGACAACCCCAACCCCGTTCTGGTCAGTAGAGCAGACCCAACCACGCTCACATTACAAAGAGAAATGTACAcgttatttataaataaacagTCCTCCCTCAGGATGTCACCGGGCCCTTCTTTTACACCAGCGTTTCTTTCCGCTTGCCACTTAGCTGCTTCTCCCTCGTTTTTCTGTGCCCGAACGATGTTCTGTGCGATTTCAGGCCCTTGGCTTCCTCCGAGTCCAGGATGGAGCCGCATTCGGATGCGCTTTCGTCTAGCTCCATCTCGGCGATGCCAGACGCGGCAGATTGCCTCTTCAGGGCTCTGACGTTGGGCGCGGAGGGGTTGTTCTCCTCCGACTCTTCGCTCAGCTCCGGCAGCTCCGGCAGCTCCGTCGCGGCAGGAGTTCGCTGGAAGGGAGCGATGGCGGTTCGGATGCAGTTCACCCATTGCTGCTTGTGGAAGATGTCGTTGGCCTGGAGCGTGTGCGACTGGCCCGGGGAGGGATCTTGGAAACGAACTCGGAAGATATTTTTAGCTGGAGATAAACATAGGAAAAAGCAGATCAGTTCCTAGCTCAATATTTAGAGATTCCATTGCTAAACAAGCGACCTGGATTGCCCTGCTCTGCTTCAGGGAAAACATCCCAAATGCCACCAAAGCCCTCCAAACCCTAGAAGCCAGAGACACTGAAATAGAtgtttatgattctatgtttctataaatTGAGCACTGGCTGCTAAGTATAAACAtctaagtgcaaggtcctacacctgggtcagggcaatctgcgACTTCAATACAGGCTGAGGGACAATGTGAccaagagcagccctgcaagaGAACGACCTGGGGCGCTGATTGATgaaaagcttgacatgagccagcaacgtgtgctcacagcccagaaagccaacggtttcctgggctgcatccaaagcagtggaaccagcagggtgagggaggggattcttcccctctactcagctctcgtgagaccccagctggagtcctgtgtccagttccagaatcctcaacagaaggaggagatggaactgttggaacaggtccacaGGAGGCCgtggagatgatgtgagggctggagcacctctgctatgaggagaggcttgagagagttggggttgttcagcctagagaagagaaggctctagggaaaCCTTAGAGTGGCCTTCCAGTCacctgaagggactacaggaaagctggggacggGCTTTTTCCAAGgccctggagtgacaggacgaggggaaatggctttaaattggaaaggggaagatttaggttagacattaggaagaacttcccaatgaaggtggtgaggcagtgtcctagttgccaagggaagttgtggatgtcccatccctggaggtgttcaaggccaggctggatggggctttgagcagcctggtccagtgggaggtgtccctgcctgtggcagtggaggttggaactggatgggctttgaggtcccttccaacccaacccattctatgattctagatgTTTATGGCCATCAAATATAAAATTGCAGCTGTTGGGGCACATCACGCATCCGATGTCCTCAAAAAACCTCACTCCACAAGGATCTGTGCCCAGGTTTAGTTTCTCCTCTCCAAAAGATCCCCACGCAGATGAACTGGTTTGGTCCATACCTTTATCGGCATTGCCAAAAGCTCCTCGGAAAGATCCTCCCATTTTCACATCACCATCCTGCAAGTCTTCAAGGATGAGCTCCTGGACAGGAATAGGCTGCCTGTACACTTGGTAGGCCTGACGCTCGTTGCGAGTGACCGGCCGGGTCAAAACCAGGATTTCTTGGAAGAGGAAGACGTAGAGTTTCTGAAAGGGAAAGCACATTTGAATGTGAGCAAAGCGTTATATTCAAAGCAGTCACACATCCTCTGGGACTCAAGGCCACGTTATCTGAAGTTGCACCCATGTAAAGTTTCCTGCTGCAGCACCGCAGGGCCCTGGCAGCGCTAGCACTGACATCAAcagttttattactttaatGACCCTTAAAAAGTGAATGATGGTTTACAGATGGATGATTAGAAGCAGTGTCTTTTCTGACAATACAAAATGCTTCACTTGTACAGACGTGCAATggtcaaatgaaacaaaaaatgccctcaaaacaaccaaaaataaagaaaacggAGAAGATTTCATGTTTAAACTGAGGTTACCCCTGAAAGCCAGGACAAAAGGCAGCAAACCCTTGagaccagctctgctgcagtggAAGATAAACTTCTGGCAGTTCATCTCAAAGCTAAACAGGCTTTTTCAGGAAGGCTTTTGTTTGGAAGAGCTGTGTGCCAGCGCTCATAATAGGGAATGTCAGAGTACCTGAAAGTAAACAGCGGGCAGGAAATCCCTTCTGATGGAGAGCTTGGGCTCTGAGCACACTTTCGATGGTAATTCTGTGCTAATTATTTTCCAGCTTCTGAAGGTCGATTGTAAAGCTGTCAGCAGGAAACCTTCCCTTACACCCTGCGACACAGGCTGCCATCAGGTgctttctctcctgctttttAAATGTAGCTAATTGTCTAAACTAATTGTCCCTGAGGGGTGGAAGGGCTCCTGGCCCTGCTataacagaaaaacacttttAACTACGTCTGAGGGAAGCTTTTCAAACTAGAGAATTGATTACCATGAAGAAAAGGGACTTACATGcccatttttattcttcagctCGCCATGGCACAGTAAAACTTTGCTGCCTTCAATCCTTGGGTCCTTCTGCTTCTCATCCAGGTATTCCAGCTTGTCGATGTAATACTGGCATTCTGACTCCCCTTTCTTCAGGTTGATGTCGGAGAGAACTCCTTGGATGATAGATATCTAGAAACCAAAACATTTACCAGTGAATAAACAGCAAGCTCTGCTTGAGCATCTTCCCTTTAAGTGCTGTTCAAGAGCTCCAGGTGATGGagccccacctggagtcctgtgtgcAGTTCTACAATCtccaacacaagaaggatatggaactgttggaatgggtgcAGATgagaccatgaagatgatgtaagggctggagcgcctctgCTAGGAGGGCAGGCTGAGTTGggtttgctcagcctggagaagaaaagggtccacagagaccttctagcagccttgGAGCACcgagaggggctccaggaaagctgtggagggacttttcccaagggcatggagggataggatgaggggggatggctttaaattggaagggggaagatatagattagacattaggaaggaattcttcccgATGAGTgtgttgaggccctggcccacgttgcccaaggaagttgtggctaccCTCTcctcagaggtgttcaaggccaggctggatggggcttggagcagcctggtgcagtgggaggtgtccctgcccatagcagggggctggatctttaacgtcccttccaacccaaaccattctatgaatccaCATGGACTGATCTCTCCCTTGCATTCACAAAGGTTACAGTCACAGATTGGTGCCCACCAAGAAAACCACCCCAGTAAATTGCTGAAGGTTTAAGAAAGCTTTCCGGATCTCCAGAATGATGTGCTTACGTCAGAACAACGATCAGGAAGTCACTGTTACTTACAGCTTCTTCCAGAATCTGGATATCAGGATGGTCTTTGGGAGTGTGCCTCAGGATCTCTTTGAGGAGCAGCGGGTATTTGACCAGCCGACTTCGAGGAATGTCCAAGAAGCTCCAAAGGTCTAGCTTGCGGCTAAAAGGAGACTCAAGGCAGCGCTGGAGGAAATCCTGCACTCTCCGGTCCTGCTTCTTCTGATCCAGAAGTGCTTTGGCTGCCAGTTGATTGCTGCAGTAACCTTTGTAGGCATGGAGTCGTGgcaactgcaaaagaaaacaatggtCGGGAGTCAAATTCCATGTAGAAAAAGCAAATCGCATTAATGTGTCAAACTCGGGGAGCTCTACTCCCCTTGCTGGGACACTCTGACCAATAAGAAAAGCTAATGGAATATCTTGCATACAGAGTGAGTCCTTTGTTAGGAGAACAAGGGCATCCTGCTCCGATGTCTCCAAAGTTCAGATGTTTGAGATTAACAGAGATAAAAGTTATTGAAGTCACATCAGTGGCAAACAGTCCAGACGATATAGACATTTCAAACATAAATCAGCAAGTAATTGCAGTCACACTAGTGTAGAGTCTCCAGGGTGAAATCATGGCCCATTACGGCTGACAGAGTTCCATTGTTTTCAGGGTAGCCAGGATTTCCGTTTCAATCTTTCGCTCAAGGCCACAAAAGCCCAGAGCTTTTCGGCTTCTGGCTTTAAACGGTCTTTAAGCACACTTTTAGCCTGCTATCTCTAAGTTACGTACTCACCCACTTGACAAGAATGGGCCCGATCTGCTCCACTGTTCCATCTGGTTTCGTTGCTTCTCCTAAACTTGCCAACAAGTCTGGAATGGAAACACAAAAATAGAAATTGCAACAATGCCCCAGTGTGAGAAAGCATAAAGTTTAACTCTTAGTCAGCACATTATGTGAAAGCGTTCCAGTTGTTTTTACCTTCATGCAGAGGAATATAAGAATCCAAGTCCCCAAATATGTGAGTGAGTTCCTCCTCGGACATGATGGAGAGTTTCAGCATGGGATCATGATAGGCCTGTCAAAGAACATCggtattaaaatatattcacatCTCTCAAGGCCAAAAGCTGGCTAAATATGAGGGACAGGTATGAAGCAAGGCcaacacaaacagaaatattgCCGTTGCTAAAAGATTCATGTCTGTATGAAGGTATTGAGGCCTTTAAAGGAAAAGTGAACTGTTCCCGTCTCGGAGAGGGATCCCCAACCGGCTCTGCAGGACTGCAAAGCTCAATCCTTTTTTGGCTGGGGTGGT
This genomic window from Phaenicophaeus curvirostris isolate KB17595 chromosome 1, BPBGC_Pcur_1.0, whole genome shotgun sequence contains:
- the NET1 gene encoding neuroepithelial cell-transforming gene 1 protein → MVAHDELGGLLPIKRTIRVIDAQNQAFREPEEPSNKRVRPLARVTSLANLISPVRNGAVRRFGQTIQSFALRGDSKSPSCAQKSCSRSAAPTPPKRRNSVLWSEMLDVNMKESLSTKEIKRQEAIYEMSRGEQDLIEDLKLARKAYHDPMLKLSIMSEEELTHIFGDLDSYIPLHEDLLASLGEATKPDGTVEQIGPILVKWLPRLHAYKGYCSNQLAAKALLDQKKQDRRVQDFLQRCLESPFSRKLDLWSFLDIPRSRLVKYPLLLKEILRHTPKDHPDIQILEEAISIIQGVLSDINLKKGESECQYYIDKLEYLDEKQKDPRIEGSKVLLCHGELKNKNGHKLYVFLFQEILVLTRPVTRNERQAYQVYRQPIPVQELILEDLQDGDVKMGGSFRGAFGNADKAKNIFRVRFQDPSPGQSHTLQANDIFHKQQWVNCIRTAIAPFQRTPAATELPELPELSEESEENNPSAPNVRALKRQSAASGIAEMELDESASECGSILDSEEAKGLKSHRTSFGHRKTREKQLSGKRKETLV